The following proteins are co-located in the Labrys monachus genome:
- a CDS encoding Nramp family divalent metal transporter produces the protein MEGEPERSVPGAQDGGKLDFLKILGPGLITGAADDDPSGIATYSQAGAQFGFAITWTMLFSYPLMAAIQEISARIGRTTGRGLAGNLRRHYPAWLLPGIVGLLFVANAINIGADLGAMGEAVRLLVGGQTAWYVLAFAAVSTLLQVFMQYARYVSVLKWLTISLFAYFATVIFTKLPLGEFARGFFIPTFSGDVAFWTTVVAILGTTISPYLFFWQASQEVEDTRAEPSRAPLVHAPEQASTAIRRIRLDTYIGMGFSSLVALAIMVTTAATLHAAGTTDIQTSSQAAEALRPVAGQFAFVIFALGIIGTGLLAIPVLAGSAAYALGEALRWPTGLARKPKDAKAFYATIAIATLLGTGINFSPLDPIKALYWSAVINGVVSVPVMGMMMLMTARRDIMAGNTVKGPLRWIGWLGTAVMAAAVIAMAATSLG, from the coding sequence ATGGAAGGGGAGCCGGAGCGTTCAGTTCCCGGGGCTCAGGACGGCGGCAAGCTCGATTTCCTCAAGATATTGGGCCCGGGTCTGATCACCGGCGCCGCCGACGACGATCCGAGCGGCATCGCCACCTATTCGCAGGCGGGAGCCCAGTTCGGCTTCGCCATCACCTGGACGATGCTCTTCAGCTACCCGCTGATGGCGGCCATCCAGGAGATCAGCGCCCGCATCGGGCGCACCACCGGACGGGGGCTGGCGGGAAATCTGCGGCGTCATTACCCGGCCTGGCTGCTGCCCGGCATCGTGGGGCTGCTTTTCGTCGCCAACGCCATCAATATCGGCGCCGATCTCGGCGCCATGGGCGAGGCCGTCCGTCTTCTCGTCGGCGGACAGACGGCCTGGTATGTCCTTGCCTTCGCCGCCGTGAGTACGCTCCTGCAGGTCTTCATGCAGTATGCGCGCTACGTCTCCGTGCTCAAATGGCTGACAATTTCCCTCTTCGCCTATTTCGCCACGGTCATCTTCACCAAGCTGCCGCTCGGCGAATTCGCCCGAGGCTTCTTCATTCCCACATTCAGCGGCGACGTGGCATTCTGGACGACGGTCGTCGCGATCCTCGGCACCACCATCAGTCCCTATCTCTTCTTCTGGCAGGCTTCCCAGGAGGTCGAGGACACCCGCGCCGAACCCTCGCGCGCGCCCCTCGTTCACGCGCCGGAGCAGGCATCGACAGCGATAAGACGGATCCGACTGGACACCTATATCGGCATGGGCTTCTCCAGCCTCGTCGCGCTCGCCATCATGGTCACGACCGCGGCGACGCTGCATGCGGCGGGAACCACCGACATCCAGACATCCAGCCAGGCCGCCGAGGCCCTTCGCCCGGTCGCGGGCCAGTTCGCCTTCGTCATCTTCGCGCTCGGCATCATCGGCACCGGCCTGCTGGCGATCCCGGTCCTCGCCGGCTCGGCTGCCTACGCGCTCGGCGAGGCCCTGCGGTGGCCCACGGGCCTCGCCCGCAAGCCGAAGGATGCGAAAGCCTTCTATGCGACGATCGCCATCGCCACGCTGCTCGGCACCGGCATCAATTTTTCACCTCTCGATCCGATCAAGGCCTTGTATTGGAGCGCGGTCATCAACGGCGTCGTCTCCGTCCCGGTGATGGGAATGATGATGCTGATGACGGCCCGCCGCGACATCATGGCCGGCAACACCGTCAAAGGCCCTCTTCGCTGGATCGGCTGGCTCGGCACCGCGGTTATGGCGGCGGCGGTGATTGCCATGGCCGCGACCAGCCTGGGCTGA
- a CDS encoding NepR family anti-sigma factor codes for MAGKVLPSDGEEPENEVNGQEDDITLDHRIQDVLGKALRAYSQDIVSEPIPDKFLALLALLEAKEREAK; via the coding sequence ATGGCTGGGAAAGTCCTGCCTTCTGATGGCGAGGAGCCTGAAAACGAAGTGAACGGTCAGGAAGATGACATAACGCTCGATCACAGAATCCAGGATGTGCTTGGAAAGGCCCTGCGGGCCTATTCGCAGGATATCGTCAGTGAGCCGATCCCTGACAAGTTTCTCGCGCTGCTCGCGCTGCTCGAGGCGAAGGAAAGGGAGGCAAAATGA
- a CDS encoding response regulator, producing the protein MSIAKEVAPHLPYLRRFARAVTGSQQSGDAYVVSTLEALIADPSAISLEAGARLGLYRLFIRLWGSVPLNAASPAETGALPGQRSLNQLAPRSRQAFLLHTVEGFPIEDVAAILDTGIDEVGMLLGAAGREIAQQMSTDVLIIEDEPVIALDVEQLVLDLGHRVTGIARTHEQAVKLANEKPPGLVLADIQLADGSSGLDAVNEILHSLDLPVIFITAFPERLLTGEKPEPAFLITKPFQVDVVKATISQALFFDRKASSHAA; encoded by the coding sequence ATGTCGATCGCCAAGGAAGTTGCCCCCCATTTGCCTTATCTGCGACGCTTCGCGCGCGCCGTGACGGGCTCCCAGCAAAGCGGCGACGCCTATGTCGTCTCCACGCTGGAAGCCCTGATAGCCGATCCGTCCGCCATCTCCCTCGAAGCCGGGGCTCGCCTCGGCCTCTACCGCCTGTTCATCCGTTTGTGGGGTTCCGTTCCGCTGAATGCCGCCTCCCCGGCGGAGACCGGCGCCCTGCCGGGCCAGCGCAGCCTCAACCAGCTCGCGCCCCGCTCGCGCCAGGCCTTCCTGCTCCATACCGTCGAAGGCTTCCCCATCGAGGACGTCGCCGCCATCCTCGATACCGGCATCGACGAAGTCGGCATGCTTCTCGGCGCTGCGGGCCGCGAGATCGCACAGCAGATGTCGACCGACGTGCTGATCATCGAGGACGAACCCGTCATCGCACTGGACGTGGAACAACTCGTGCTCGATCTCGGCCACCGCGTGACCGGCATTGCCCGCACCCATGAGCAGGCGGTCAAGCTTGCCAATGAGAAGCCGCCGGGCCTCGTCCTTGCCGACATCCAGCTCGCCGACGGCAGCTCCGGCCTCGACGCCGTGAATGAGATCCTCCACAGCCTCGATCTGCCGGTCATCTTCATCACCGCCTTCCCCGAGCGATTGCTGACGGGCGAGAAGCCGGAGCCGGCCTTCCTGATCACCAAGCCGTTCCAGGTCGACGTCGTGAAGGCGACGATAAGCCAGGCGCTGTTCTTCGATCGCAAGGCCTCCAGTCACGCCGCCTGA
- a CDS encoding response regulator: MQLAPDAVVLIVEDEPIIAASIELFLTDLGAKDIHVARNSHLAFALIEHRRPTLALVDWQLREETSANLVSRLRELSVGIILVTGYSESQHIGEDWVGLVVLEKPFGEDALRAAIARAMSTVEPVRHDK, translated from the coding sequence ATGCAACTTGCTCCCGACGCCGTCGTCCTGATCGTCGAGGACGAGCCGATCATCGCTGCGTCGATAGAGCTTTTCCTGACCGACCTCGGCGCGAAGGATATTCATGTCGCCCGAAATTCGCATCTGGCCTTCGCCCTGATCGAGCATCGGCGTCCGACGCTTGCACTCGTGGACTGGCAGTTGCGGGAGGAGACGTCCGCGAACCTGGTCTCCCGTCTGCGGGAACTCTCGGTCGGGATCATTCTCGTGACCGGCTACAGCGAGAGCCAGCATATCGGAGAGGATTGGGTGGGGCTCGTCGTGCTCGAAAAGCCCTTCGGCGAGGATGCCCTTCGGGCGGCGATCGCCAGAGCGATGTCCACCGTGGAGCCGGTCAGGCACGACAAATGA
- a CDS encoding sensor histidine kinase: MLWHLIAFALALTLPIFFFMAGVLWKYAETERGRMQDGALTTARSIAGDLNQQIAGFIATLEVSAIADSSRRNDPGALRMELDALRSRTGLTLVLLDATGRLRAAPSGFPDRPFPTITSSASLGTGNGDRRITISNLFSDPATGSPSVMISLPVTAASGEDLDLGLILPAADFVRTIGRNPMAPGWNAAILDADGFVVARNTGQDAYVGKRLDGLVSALRQREGTWKGLSLDGTRVFVAFSQSQATNWQVAVEVTKADLEAPLRRSLWLIGLTGTALFSLAMLMAWIIGRRMVLALEYLSESASLVERGGSPGKLLTSIREINIFGKGLAQASLGLHRRGIELAASEERLARILDATPSGIVEIDAGGVVTYANRMLAQSLQMTVDQVIGKSYRDLVSQLSDPGGQPFDEMPLARALKGESSSGVEQAVMVPGNGKLTFAVNAEPLRDADGTIVGALAAFADVTERVLIDAKHRQMEERLRTIIETVPVGIVLAAAPSGRIIEANAAIETIMRHRVVPPPEGQAEEVWTAFHEDGRRVARHEYPAVRALSGLEERPELECNYLRGDGTHCWVKIVGAPLRNEAGIIIGAVVAVMDIDEIKRVQEHQQLMNRELHHRVKNTLATVQGIANLTARSATDIKAFRQTFADRIVSLSRTHTLLVENSWARIPLADLVRLELDPYRTEGHDQVTFEGTDVWLPSDLALALGMAFHELTTNALKFGALSVPAGHIHLKWTTEDTGGERKLAMNWRESGGPLVVIPARSGFGSQLLNNILARQLNGEVQVKFEATGLDVTIRADL; encoded by the coding sequence ATGCTTTGGCATCTCATCGCCTTTGCCTTGGCGCTGACGCTGCCGATCTTTTTCTTCATGGCTGGCGTCCTGTGGAAATATGCCGAGACCGAGCGGGGCCGGATGCAGGATGGCGCGCTGACGACGGCACGCTCCATTGCCGGCGACCTCAATCAGCAGATAGCGGGCTTCATCGCGACGCTCGAAGTTTCCGCGATCGCCGATTCCTCCAGGCGGAACGACCCGGGCGCCCTCCGCATGGAGCTCGATGCGCTGCGAAGCCGGACCGGGCTGACCCTCGTCCTGCTGGACGCCACGGGCCGCTTGCGGGCGGCGCCGAGCGGCTTTCCCGATCGGCCTTTCCCGACGATCACCTCTTCGGCCTCGCTCGGCACCGGCAATGGCGACCGGCGGATCACGATCAGCAATCTCTTCTCCGACCCGGCGACGGGATCTCCGAGCGTGATGATCAGCCTGCCGGTCACTGCGGCGTCCGGCGAAGACCTCGACCTCGGCCTTATCCTGCCGGCGGCCGATTTCGTACGCACGATCGGGCGCAATCCGATGGCGCCGGGCTGGAACGCGGCGATCCTGGACGCCGACGGCTTCGTGGTCGCACGCAACACCGGCCAGGATGCCTATGTCGGCAAGCGGCTGGACGGCCTCGTTTCGGCGCTGCGCCAGCGCGAAGGCACCTGGAAGGGCCTGTCGCTGGACGGCACGCGGGTATTCGTCGCCTTTTCGCAGTCCCAGGCGACCAATTGGCAGGTGGCGGTGGAGGTGACGAAGGCTGATCTGGAGGCGCCCCTGCGACGTTCCCTCTGGCTGATCGGGCTGACGGGAACGGCGCTCTTTTCGCTCGCCATGCTGATGGCCTGGATCATCGGCCGGCGCATGGTCCTCGCGCTCGAATACCTGTCAGAGAGCGCTTCTCTCGTCGAGCGCGGCGGGTCGCCGGGCAAGCTGCTGACCTCCATCCGGGAGATCAACATTTTCGGCAAGGGGCTCGCCCAGGCTTCGCTGGGCCTGCATCGGCGTGGGATCGAACTCGCCGCGAGCGAGGAGAGGCTGGCGCGCATCCTCGATGCGACCCCGAGCGGCATCGTCGAGATCGACGCCGGCGGCGTGGTGACCTATGCCAACCGGATGCTGGCGCAGTCGCTGCAGATGACGGTCGACCAGGTGATCGGCAAGTCCTATCGCGATCTGGTCTCGCAACTGTCGGATCCCGGCGGGCAGCCGTTCGACGAGATGCCGCTCGCCAGGGCGCTGAAAGGGGAGAGCAGCTCCGGGGTCGAGCAGGCGGTTATGGTTCCGGGCAATGGCAAGCTGACATTCGCGGTGAATGCCGAGCCCCTGCGCGACGCCGACGGCACCATCGTCGGAGCCCTGGCCGCCTTTGCCGACGTGACCGAACGTGTCCTCATCGATGCCAAGCACCGGCAGATGGAGGAACGGCTCAGAACGATCATCGAGACGGTCCCGGTCGGCATCGTATTGGCGGCGGCGCCGAGCGGCAGGATCATCGAGGCCAACGCCGCGATCGAGACGATCATGCGGCATCGTGTGGTCCCGCCGCCGGAGGGCCAGGCGGAGGAGGTCTGGACGGCCTTCCACGAGGATGGCCGGCGTGTCGCGCGGCATGAATATCCGGCGGTCCGCGCGCTTTCAGGCCTGGAAGAGAGACCCGAGCTGGAATGCAACTACCTGCGGGGGGACGGCACCCATTGCTGGGTCAAGATCGTCGGTGCCCCGCTGCGCAACGAGGCCGGAATCATCATCGGCGCCGTCGTCGCCGTGATGGATATCGACGAGATCAAGCGCGTCCAGGAACATCAGCAACTGATGAACCGCGAGCTCCATCACCGGGTCAAGAACACGCTGGCGACCGTGCAGGGAATCGCCAATCTGACGGCGCGGTCGGCGACCGACATCAAGGCTTTCCGCCAGACCTTCGCCGACCGGATCGTCTCGCTCAGCCGCACCCATACGCTGCTCGTGGAGAATTCCTGGGCTCGCATTCCCCTCGCCGACCTGGTTCGCCTCGAACTCGATCCCTACCGCACCGAGGGACACGACCAGGTGACCTTCGAGGGAACCGATGTGTGGCTGCCGTCGGATCTCGCCCTCGCCCTCGGCATGGCCTTCCATGAACTGACGACGAACGCGCTGAAATTCGGCGCGCTTTCGGTTCCGGCCGGCCATATCCATCTCAAATGGACGACCGAAGACACCGGAGGGGAGCGCAAGCTCGCCATGAACTGGCGGGAGAGCGGCGGACCGCTGGTCGTCATTCCCGCGCGTAGCGGCTTCGGCTCGCAGCTTCTGAACAACATCCTGGCGCGCCAGCTCAACGGCGAGGTGCAGGTGAAGTTCGAGGCGACCGGCCTCGACGTCACCATCCGGGCCGATCTCTAG
- a CDS encoding general stress protein, with protein MASQERGGKGNFANDRERASEAGKKGGEHSHGGQHSQSTEGSKTQHGGTNFADDRQKASEAGKKGGEHSHGGRS; from the coding sequence ATGGCAAGTCAGGAACGTGGTGGAAAAGGAAATTTCGCGAATGATCGCGAGCGTGCGTCGGAAGCCGGCAAGAAGGGTGGCGAGCATAGCCACGGCGGCCAGCACAGCCAAAGCACTGAGGGAAGCAAGACTCAGCATGGCGGCACCAATTTCGCGGATGACCGCCAGAAGGCCTCCGAGGCCGGCAAAAAGGGTGGCGAGCATAGCCACGGCGGCCGCTCATAG
- a CDS encoding glycosyltransferase encodes MRVAIIHYWLVGMRGGEKVLEALCDMFPNADIYTHVVVPSAISDRLKAHSIKTSFIARLPRAAKMYKSYLPLMPLALEHLDLRGYDLVISSESGPAKGIIPPPSSVHVCYCHSPMRYIWNMYHDYREGAGPVARLAMPLLSHYLRSWDESSASRVDHFVANSHTVANRVRKYYRRQARVIHPPVAVDDFSPVPDSEIGDYHLMVGELVSYKRPDLAVEAFNRSGRKLVVIGGGEMLKQISRMAGPTVQVLGPQPFDVLRHHYAHCRALVFPGEEDFGIIPVEAMASGRPVVAFGRGGATETVLDGTTGLLFEEQTVDSLMEAVERLDTMPLDRTAILRHAQRFNPARFRREMEILINQALAENAAPVPAAAGEIGLVPAPARVGGLHG; translated from the coding sequence GTGCGGGTCGCTATCATCCACTACTGGCTCGTCGGCATGCGCGGGGGCGAAAAGGTCCTCGAGGCGCTGTGCGATATGTTTCCGAACGCCGACATCTACACCCACGTCGTCGTTCCCTCCGCGATCTCGGACCGTCTCAAGGCGCACAGCATCAAGACCTCGTTCATCGCGCGCCTGCCGAGGGCGGCGAAGATGTACAAATCCTACCTGCCGCTGATGCCGCTTGCGCTCGAACATCTCGACCTGCGGGGGTACGACCTCGTCATTTCCAGCGAGTCCGGCCCGGCGAAGGGCATCATCCCGCCGCCGTCCAGCGTCCATGTCTGCTACTGCCACTCGCCGATGCGGTACATCTGGAACATGTATCACGACTACCGCGAGGGAGCCGGCCCGGTCGCGAGGCTGGCCATGCCGCTCCTCAGCCATTATCTGCGCTCATGGGACGAGAGCTCGGCATCGCGCGTCGATCATTTCGTCGCCAACTCGCATACGGTCGCCAACCGCGTGCGCAAATATTACCGGCGCCAGGCCCGCGTGATCCACCCTCCGGTGGCGGTCGACGACTTCTCGCCGGTGCCGGATTCGGAGATCGGCGACTATCACCTCATGGTCGGCGAACTCGTGTCTTACAAGCGGCCCGACCTGGCGGTGGAAGCCTTCAACCGCTCCGGCCGCAAGCTCGTGGTGATCGGCGGCGGCGAGATGCTCAAGCAGATCTCCCGCATGGCCGGCCCGACGGTGCAGGTCCTGGGTCCGCAACCCTTCGACGTGCTTCGCCACCATTACGCCCATTGCCGCGCGCTGGTGTTCCCGGGGGAAGAGGATTTCGGCATCATCCCGGTGGAAGCGATGGCGAGCGGACGGCCGGTCGTCGCCTTCGGACGGGGCGGCGCCACCGAAACGGTGCTCGACGGCACGACGGGGCTTCTCTTTGAGGAGCAGACGGTCGACTCGCTGATGGAAGCGGTCGAACGCCTCGATACCATGCCGCTCGACCGGACGGCGATCCTGCGCCATGCGCAGCGCTTCAATCCCGCCCGCTTCCGGCGCGAGATGGAGATCCTCATCAATCAGGCCCTGGCGGAGAATGCCGCGCCGGTGCCGGCGGCTGCCGGCGAGATCGGGCTCGTCCCCGCCCCCGCGCGAGTGGGAGGGCTGCATGGCTGA
- a CDS encoding sigma-70 family RNA polymerase sigma factor gives MTEKAPTGLLTEKPPTDARREQKEKTPTELLVAEIPYLRAFAISLSGSIHAADDLVQDTLVKAWSKFDTFAPGTNLRAWLITILRNNFYSIYRKRRSEVQDVDGMYAEQLSTRGGQESGLEMHEFRHALEQLSEEHREVLLMVGVMGFSYEEAAEVCDVALGTVKSRVNRARARLAEILGLASVDDIGPDPVNSGILNKPAKYF, from the coding sequence ATGACGGAAAAGGCACCAACCGGGCTTCTCACTGAAAAGCCGCCCACCGACGCGCGCAGGGAGCAGAAGGAAAAGACGCCCACCGAGCTTCTCGTCGCCGAAATACCTTATCTGCGGGCCTTCGCGATTTCCCTTTCGGGCTCCATCCATGCGGCCGACGACCTCGTGCAGGACACGCTGGTGAAGGCATGGTCGAAATTCGACACGTTCGCGCCCGGCACCAATCTCCGGGCCTGGCTCATCACCATCCTCCGCAACAATTTCTATTCGATCTACCGCAAGCGCCGGAGCGAGGTGCAGGATGTCGACGGCATGTATGCCGAGCAGCTTTCCACCCGCGGCGGCCAGGAGAGCGGGCTGGAAATGCACGAGTTCCGCCACGCGCTGGAGCAGCTTTCGGAGGAGCATCGCGAGGTTCTCCTGATGGTGGGGGTGATGGGGTTCTCCTATGAGGAAGCGGCGGAGGTGTGTGATGTGGCGCTCGGCACGGTGAAGAGCCGGGTCAATCGCGCGCGCGCCCGCCTGGCCGAAATCCTCGGTCTTGCCAGCGTGGACGATATCGGGCCCGACCCGGTGAATTCGGGTATCCTCAACAAGCCTGCCAAATACTTCTGA
- a CDS encoding polysaccharide pyruvyl transferase family protein, protein MADGLHEVAGGTPPVERPPMRVAVFNVKYSPNLGDGVIALCLEWALAARLGNAEVRSLDLAGRQDYVAPSGAGLRRLKLALLQRLPGPLRDKVVEFALGRLLQRRLKPAWRRALAGTDAAVFGGGQLIQDGDLNFPLKLAAAADECHRRHMPTAVFGVGVAKSRSERGRRLLAPLLNAPSLAHLAVRDAQSISNLCAYCERPAELCRDPGLLAARLWPSPPRPGRERALIGVGITHPVVLNHHHSHGADRTGTADGIEQYGRIVDMLVSSGFDVLCFSNGAGEDEAFIAAARQRLLRAGGAKAHVAVAPRPPTPRALAELIAGCDGVVSHRLHAGIVAYSYGVPSIGLRWDSKLDAFFEAVGRVPYIVDFDAAAVGGIGALMVRGVAEGVNADIRRRTLDDAEAGIDRLADALARAIEQRRTDPSASGAEPLAFVSSIVAAGSA, encoded by the coding sequence ATGGCTGACGGGCTTCACGAGGTCGCCGGCGGCACGCCGCCGGTCGAGCGCCCGCCGATGCGGGTGGCGGTCTTCAACGTCAAATACAGCCCCAATCTCGGCGACGGCGTCATCGCGCTGTGCCTTGAATGGGCGCTCGCCGCCCGGCTCGGCAATGCCGAGGTGCGCTCGCTCGATCTCGCCGGCCGGCAGGACTATGTCGCGCCCTCCGGAGCGGGCCTGCGCCGGCTCAAGCTCGCGCTGCTGCAGCGCCTGCCGGGGCCGCTGCGGGACAAGGTCGTCGAGTTCGCGCTCGGCCGCCTGCTGCAGCGCCGGCTCAAGCCCGCCTGGCGCCGGGCATTGGCCGGCACCGATGCCGCCGTGTTCGGCGGCGGCCAGCTCATCCAGGACGGCGATCTCAATTTCCCGCTGAAGCTCGCAGCCGCGGCCGACGAATGCCATCGGCGCCACATGCCGACGGCGGTGTTCGGCGTCGGCGTCGCCAAAAGCCGCTCCGAACGGGGCCGCCGCCTGTTGGCGCCTCTGCTCAACGCGCCGTCGCTCGCCCACCTCGCCGTGCGGGACGCCCAGTCGATCTCCAACCTGTGCGCCTACTGCGAGCGACCGGCCGAGCTTTGCCGCGATCCCGGCCTGCTCGCGGCGAGGCTGTGGCCGTCGCCGCCGAGGCCCGGCCGCGAGCGGGCCCTCATCGGCGTCGGCATCACCCATCCGGTCGTGCTGAACCATCATCACTCGCACGGCGCCGACCGTACCGGCACGGCCGACGGCATCGAGCAGTATGGCCGCATCGTCGACATGCTGGTCTCCAGCGGCTTCGACGTCCTGTGCTTCTCGAACGGAGCGGGGGAGGACGAAGCCTTCATCGCCGCCGCTCGCCAGCGGCTGCTGCGCGCCGGCGGGGCGAAGGCCCATGTCGCCGTCGCGCCCCGCCCGCCGACGCCGCGCGCCCTGGCGGAACTGATCGCCGGCTGCGACGGCGTCGTGTCGCACCGCCTGCATGCGGGCATCGTCGCCTATTCCTACGGCGTGCCGTCCATCGGCCTGCGCTGGGACAGCAAGCTGGATGCCTTCTTCGAGGCGGTCGGGCGCGTTCCCTACATCGTCGATTTCGATGCCGCCGCGGTCGGCGGCATCGGCGCGCTGATGGTTCGCGGCGTGGCGGAAGGGGTGAACGCCGATATCCGCCGGCGCACGCTCGACGACGCTGAAGCGGGGATCGACCGGTTGGCCGACGCCCTGGCGCGGGCCATCGAGCAGCGGCGGACCGATCCCTCCGCCTCGGGGGCCGAGCCCCTGGCCTTCGTATCATCCATCGTGGCGGCAGGTTCCGCATGA
- a CDS encoding sugar transferase: MATNISKAVRPFETDVRAPVGGVSKRCFDILFALFVLALSAPVILVLAALVKLSDGGPVCFRHKRIGYSGEAFSCLKFRTMAVDADRILREHLEKNPEAMREWIETRKLKKDPRITPLGRVLRMSSLDELPQLLNILRGEMSIVGPRPVVSDEMGHYGADAAAYLRARPGLTGAWQVSGRSDVSYPFRVALDRNYVEQWSMLNDLVIIAKTIPAVFLAKGSY; encoded by the coding sequence ATGGCGACGAACATTTCCAAGGCTGTGCGGCCGTTCGAGACGGACGTGCGTGCTCCCGTGGGGGGCGTTTCAAAGCGGTGCTTCGATATCCTGTTTGCGCTCTTCGTGCTTGCTCTCTCGGCTCCGGTGATTCTGGTGTTGGCGGCGCTCGTGAAGCTTTCCGACGGCGGCCCGGTCTGCTTCCGCCACAAGCGCATCGGATACAGCGGAGAAGCCTTCTCCTGCCTGAAGTTCCGTACGATGGCGGTGGACGCCGACAGAATATTGAGGGAGCACCTCGAAAAGAACCCCGAGGCGATGCGCGAGTGGATCGAGACTCGCAAGCTGAAGAAGGATCCGCGGATCACACCGCTGGGACGGGTCCTGCGGATGTCCAGTCTCGACGAACTGCCGCAGCTCCTCAACATTCTGCGCGGCGAAATGAGCATCGTCGGCCCGCGGCCGGTGGTTTCCGACGAGATGGGGCATTACGGTGCCGATGCCGCCGCCTATCTCCGCGCCCGTCCGGGCCTTACCGGGGCGTGGCAGGTCAGCGGCCGCAGCGACGTCTCCTATCCCTTCCGTGTGGCGCTCGACCGCAACTATGTCGAACAATGGTCGATGCTCAACGATCTCGTGATCATCGCGAAGACGATCCCTGCGGTCTTCCTGGCCAAGGGCAGCTATTGA
- a CDS encoding CsbD family protein: MSSTTDKIKGVANQAVGSIKEGAGRATDDTGLEAEGAMQKQKGRAQEVVGKAKDAVKKVVDKA; encoded by the coding sequence ATGAGCAGTACGACGGACAAGATCAAAGGCGTCGCCAACCAGGCCGTGGGTTCCATCAAAGAGGGCGCCGGCCGGGCGACCGACGACACCGGCCTGGAGGCCGAGGGCGCGATGCAGAAGCAGAAGGGCCGCGCTCAGGAAGTGGTGGGGAAGGCCAAGGACGCGGTCAAGAAGGTCGTCGACAAGGCGTGA
- a CDS encoding AI-2E family transporter, giving the protein MAGSRFSDERRRASPEPPADVEGGPSGDPPADLLRPPPDLVLRYAAVGILLILLVGALKASQLFSMPITAGVVLGLIFGPVTDWIADRGVPRALAAALVVVSFLAILLVAAGMLAVPLALWADQIPAMIAVLRAKVALLFDLGRLLGDATVGPAEAPVQALIAAGTGGGSWLEVALASGAFAGGFLLCIFTMYFYLSTRRQMEAHVLRLWLKREARKSAGDFFDRVERRVALYLGIITVINCVMGLIAGLLAWGGGFIYPPAWAAFAAMMNYIPLIGPLIVTAALLAAGFLVAPTAVAALWPAGLYFLCHLVEGELATPALVGHRLTTSPLLVFLSFAFWLWLWGPVGAVLATPILLIIVVAFRVFAEYRHSVDPASDDERA; this is encoded by the coding sequence ATGGCAGGCTCGCGATTCTCGGATGAACGGCGTCGGGCTTCCCCCGAGCCCCCTGCCGACGTCGAAGGGGGCCCGTCCGGCGATCCGCCGGCCGATCTGTTGCGGCCGCCGCCCGACCTCGTGCTGCGCTATGCAGCGGTCGGCATTCTCCTCATTCTCCTCGTCGGTGCCCTCAAGGCCAGCCAGCTCTTCTCGATGCCGATCACGGCGGGCGTCGTTCTCGGTCTCATCTTCGGCCCGGTGACCGACTGGATCGCCGATCGGGGCGTGCCGCGCGCCCTCGCCGCCGCGCTGGTGGTGGTCTCCTTCCTCGCCATCCTCCTCGTCGCCGCCGGCATGCTGGCGGTACCCCTGGCGCTGTGGGCGGACCAGATCCCCGCGATGATCGCGGTGCTCCGGGCCAAGGTCGCGCTGCTGTTCGACCTCGGCCGCCTGCTCGGCGATGCGACGGTCGGTCCTGCGGAGGCGCCCGTCCAGGCGCTCATCGCCGCGGGCACGGGCGGCGGTTCCTGGCTGGAGGTGGCTCTTGCTTCAGGCGCCTTCGCAGGCGGGTTCCTGCTGTGCATCTTCACGATGTATTTCTATCTCAGCACCCGGCGGCAGATGGAGGCCCATGTCCTGCGCCTGTGGCTGAAGCGGGAGGCGCGCAAGTCCGCCGGCGATTTCTTCGATCGGGTCGAGAGGCGAGTCGCGCTCTATCTCGGCATCATCACCGTGATCAATTGCGTGATGGGGCTGATCGCCGGGCTGCTGGCCTGGGGCGGGGGCTTCATCTATCCCCCGGCATGGGCCGCCTTTGCCGCCATGATGAACTACATTCCGCTGATCGGCCCGCTGATCGTCACTGCGGCCCTGCTCGCCGCCGGCTTTCTCGTGGCGCCCACGGCTGTCGCGGCGCTCTGGCCGGCCGGTCTCTATTTTCTCTGCCATCTCGTGGAAGGGGAACTCGCCACGCCGGCCCTGGTCGGCCATCGCCTGACCACGTCGCCGCTGCTGGTGTTCCTGTCCTTCGCATTCTGGCTCTGGTTGTGGGGGCCGGTGGGGGCCGTGCTCGCCACGCCGATCCTCCTCATCATCGTCGTCGCCTTCCGGGTGTTCGCCGAATATCGCCACAGCGTCGATCCGGCGTCCGACGACGAGCGGGCCTGA